The following are encoded in a window of Lactobacillus panisapium genomic DNA:
- a CDS encoding NUDIX hydrolase encodes MDLTETEISSKQIFSGRIVDLSVRTVKLPNGETTLREVVKHQPAAAAIAVNEKQEMLLVEQWREPIKELTLEIPAGLVDETDASPLDAMKRELNEEGGYHADYWEKITDFYSSPGFTNEKLYLFYCDTLTKLTDKRPLDSDEFLTGHWFSLEELKRLSAQGKIVDAKTLYAMSVWENMLLTGANAKD; translated from the coding sequence ATGGATTTAACAGAAACTGAAATTTCTTCAAAACAGATTTTCTCAGGTCGAATTGTTGACCTCTCGGTTAGAACAGTTAAATTACCTAATGGTGAAACTACTCTTAGAGAAGTGGTTAAGCATCAACCTGCAGCGGCAGCTATTGCCGTAAATGAAAAGCAAGAAATGCTTTTAGTTGAACAATGGCGGGAACCAATTAAGGAACTAACTTTAGAAATTCCTGCTGGTTTGGTTGACGAAACTGATGCGAGTCCTTTGGACGCGATGAAACGGGAACTGAATGAAGAGGGCGGCTACCATGCCGATTATTGGGAAAAAATCACAGATTTTTATTCGTCACCTGGTTTTACCAATGAGAAATTGTATTTATTTTATTGCGATACATTAACAAAATTGACTGATAAACGGCCACTTGATTCTGATGAATTTTTAACTGGCCATTGGTTCAGTTTAGAAGAGTTGAAGAGACTTTCTGCACAGGGTAAAATTGTTGATGCAAAGACATTGTATGCAATGAGCGTATGGGAAAATATGCTTTTAACAGGTGCAAACGCAAAGGATTAA
- a CDS encoding ATP-dependent RecD-like DNA helicase, which yields MTKFNGKLNRIVFENDQDLFKILDVTIIGKLEDYDREEIKVTGSFGDIQEGGTYTFDGKLVVHNKFGLQFRCDSYKQSVPQEKGSLTRYLSSSKFPGIGKKAADTIISALGTNALTVLKDNPAKVATLPLTKKQKDSLISGVNSMDSYSEIVLKLAQFGLNKKVAARLYQIYHGETLAKLEQDPYAAIAEVTGYAFKSADRMGSKLGIAADDPRRINGAIFQILLDELSKEGNTFVKLALLLTQASKLLQIKQFDPIATCVNNLQHQGKIVVSGEDAALQSIFETENEIALTMKNLIERKNTTKPYKERAIQTAIKNAEKKLKISYDDTQKLAIKNALTNPISILTGGPGTGKTTIINGILLSLRELAEIPASSLYSSDPPFLLAAPTGRAAKRMEEITGITAKTIHRMLGLGIGENDATDLNELNGEILIIDEMSMVDMFLFKQLISSINDTKHIVFVGDKDQLPSVGAGNVFSDLIKANAFPTTVLKQIHRQGDDSSIITLAHDINEGEDQQSLFTKTKNYSFISCPPHEVDHVVSQIVERAIAHGFAKDDIQVLGAMYQGPGGVTNLNNVIQEIMNPAKPNSKILEVHDEAFRIGDRVLQLQNNPEKDIYNGQIGKILAIDEKNPQKCMTADFDGREINFSKKDLFDLTRAYAITIHKAQGSEFPLVILSLTMQNYVMLKRNLLYTAVTRAEKNLVLIGDPRAYVMALNTSGNDRQTGLSQKLQGQLGVVSQTIPEKKVETPKVDEQVEEKPKDYLLTSELIYAGKIDPMIGMADIKPGMKH from the coding sequence ATGACTAAGTTTAACGGTAAATTAAATCGAATAGTTTTTGAAAACGATCAGGATCTTTTTAAAATTCTTGATGTAACTATCATTGGTAAACTAGAAGATTATGATCGAGAAGAAATTAAAGTTACTGGTAGTTTTGGCGATATTCAGGAAGGTGGAACTTACACTTTTGACGGCAAGCTAGTCGTACATAATAAATTTGGCTTGCAATTTCGCTGTGACAGCTATAAGCAATCAGTTCCGCAAGAAAAAGGAAGTTTAACACGCTATTTAAGTTCCAGTAAATTTCCGGGAATTGGGAAAAAGGCTGCGGATACTATCATCTCAGCTTTAGGAACAAATGCTTTAACCGTGTTAAAAGATAATCCGGCTAAAGTGGCCACATTGCCATTAACCAAAAAGCAAAAGGACAGTTTGATTTCGGGTGTTAATTCAATGGACTCATACTCAGAGATTGTTCTTAAATTAGCACAATTTGGCTTAAATAAAAAAGTGGCAGCTAGACTGTATCAAATTTATCACGGTGAAACTCTAGCTAAATTGGAGCAAGATCCGTATGCAGCGATTGCAGAAGTTACAGGCTATGCGTTTAAAAGTGCTGATAGAATGGGCAGTAAATTGGGAATTGCTGCCGATGATCCGCGACGTATTAATGGTGCAATTTTCCAAATTTTACTCGATGAACTAAGTAAAGAGGGAAATACCTTTGTAAAGTTGGCGTTACTTCTAACGCAAGCAAGTAAGTTATTACAAATTAAACAATTTGATCCCATTGCTACGTGCGTTAACAATCTCCAGCACCAGGGCAAAATTGTTGTATCTGGTGAAGATGCTGCATTGCAGTCTATTTTTGAGACTGAAAACGAAATTGCTCTCACGATGAAGAATCTGATTGAGCGGAAGAATACCACCAAACCATATAAGGAACGAGCAATTCAAACGGCCATAAAAAATGCTGAGAAGAAATTAAAAATTAGCTATGACGACACCCAAAAGCTGGCCATTAAAAATGCTTTAACTAATCCGATTTCGATTCTGACAGGTGGCCCGGGAACAGGTAAGACAACTATTATTAATGGTATTTTACTTTCATTGCGAGAGCTGGCTGAAATTCCTGCTTCGTCTTTATATAGTAGCGATCCGCCTTTTTTGCTAGCTGCTCCAACAGGTCGGGCTGCTAAAAGAATGGAAGAGATTACCGGTATTACGGCCAAGACCATTCACAGGATGTTGGGATTAGGAATTGGTGAAAACGACGCTACTGATTTAAACGAATTAAACGGCGAAATTTTAATTATCGATGAAATGTCTATGGTTGACATGTTTTTGTTTAAGCAACTGATTTCTAGCATCAATGATACAAAGCATATCGTTTTTGTTGGGGATAAGGACCAATTGCCATCAGTTGGTGCAGGCAATGTCTTTAGTGATTTAATTAAGGCTAATGCTTTTCCTACAACTGTTTTAAAGCAAATCCACCGTCAAGGAGACGACTCGAGTATTATTACGTTGGCTCATGATATTAATGAGGGTGAAGATCAGCAATCTTTGTTTACTAAAACTAAAAATTATTCTTTCATTTCTTGTCCGCCGCATGAAGTTGATCATGTAGTAAGCCAAATAGTTGAAAGAGCTATTGCCCATGGTTTTGCTAAAGATGACATTCAAGTCTTAGGTGCCATGTATCAAGGACCAGGTGGAGTAACCAATCTGAATAATGTTATACAGGAAATTATGAATCCGGCTAAACCTAACAGTAAAATCCTCGAAGTTCATGATGAAGCTTTTCGGATAGGGGATCGGGTTTTACAGTTACAAAATAATCCTGAAAAAGATATATATAATGGTCAAATTGGTAAAATTTTAGCGATTGATGAAAAAAATCCGCAAAAGTGTATGACTGCAGACTTTGATGGGCGGGAAATAAACTTTAGCAAAAAAGATTTATTTGATTTGACCAGAGCTTATGCAATAACAATTCATAAGGCCCAAGGTTCGGAATTTCCACTAGTAATTTTGAGTTTAACAATGCAAAATTATGTTATGTTGAAACGGAATCTGCTGTACACTGCGGTTACGCGTGCCGAAAAAAACTTGGTTTTAATTGGCGATCCTCGGGCGTATGTAATGGCGCTTAATACTTCTGGTAATGATCGGCAAACTGGTTTAAGTCAGAAATTGCAAGGGCAATTAGGCGTTGTTAGTCAGACAATCCCTGAGAAAAAGGTGGAAACACCAAAAGTAGACGAGCAGGTAGAAGAAAAGCCTAAAGATTATTTACTTACTTCTGAATTAATTTACGCTGGTAAAATCGACCCAATGATTGGAATGGCTGATATTAAGCCAGGAATGAAGCATTAA
- the mnmA gene encoding tRNA 2-thiouridine(34) synthase MnmA, with product MAKKTRVVVGMSGGVDSSVSALLLKEQGYDVIGVFMKNWDDTDDAGVCTVTEDYEDVKKVADQIGIPYYSINFEKEYWHRVFEYFLNEYQKGRTPNPDVMCNSQIKFKSFLEFALNLDADYIAMGHYAKTVTDKNGITHMMRPKDGNKDQTYFLSQLTQDQIKRVIFPLANLTKPQVREIAIKNGLVNAKKKDSTGICFIGERNFRKFLSEFLPAQAGKMVTPDGKIVGEHAGLMYYTIGQRSGLGLGSTKESTAPWFVVGKNLAKNELIVEQGYDSKLLYATELKASGMTFFTGQPDHDLTLHCSAKFRYRQPDVEVTVDYHAATNTATVYFAEPARAVTPGQALVLYNGEECLGGGNIDCAYQNEQKLQLV from the coding sequence TTGGCTAAAAAGACCAGAGTTGTTGTTGGAATGAGTGGCGGAGTTGATTCCTCTGTATCTGCATTATTGCTTAAAGAGCAGGGCTATGATGTTATCGGTGTTTTCATGAAGAACTGGGATGACACGGATGACGCCGGTGTTTGTACCGTAACTGAAGATTACGAAGATGTTAAAAAAGTTGCAGATCAGATTGGTATTCCATATTATTCAATTAACTTTGAAAAAGAATATTGGCACCGTGTTTTTGAATATTTTTTAAACGAATATCAAAAAGGACGGACGCCTAATCCTGATGTAATGTGTAACAGTCAAATTAAGTTTAAATCGTTTTTAGAATTTGCTTTAAATTTAGATGCCGACTATATTGCTATGGGTCATTATGCTAAGACCGTGACTGATAAAAACGGGATTACTCATATGATGCGTCCAAAAGATGGGAATAAGGATCAAACTTATTTTTTAAGTCAATTGACGCAAGACCAAATAAAGCGGGTAATTTTTCCGTTAGCAAATCTAACCAAACCACAGGTTAGAGAAATCGCCATTAAAAATGGTTTAGTAAATGCTAAAAAGAAGGATTCTACTGGAATTTGCTTTATCGGTGAACGTAATTTCCGAAAGTTTCTGAGTGAGTTTTTGCCAGCACAAGCGGGTAAAATGGTTACTCCTGACGGTAAGATCGTAGGCGAGCATGCTGGTCTGATGTATTACACCATCGGTCAACGTTCAGGTCTAGGACTTGGCTCGACCAAGGAGTCTACTGCACCTTGGTTTGTGGTCGGGAAAAACTTAGCTAAGAATGAACTAATTGTAGAGCAAGGCTATGATAGCAAGTTGCTTTATGCGACTGAGCTTAAGGCAAGCGGGATGACGTTTTTTACTGGTCAGCCTGATCATGACTTAACGCTCCATTGTAGCGCAAAGTTTCGTTACCGTCAGCCAGATGTTGAAGTAACAGTGGATTACCACGCAGCAACCAATACCGCGACGGTTTACTTTGCTGAGCCGGCTCGAGCAGTTACACCTGGTCAGGCACTCGTTTTATATAATGGTGAAGAGTGTCTTGGTGGCGGCAATATTGATTGTGCTTACCAGAATGAGCAAAAATTACAGCTAGTTTAA
- a CDS encoding histidine phosphatase family protein, translating to MQIYFIRHGKTEWNLERKFQGAHGDSPLLPQSLIDIQKLGHYLSQTEFAGFYSSPINRAYETAKRLKSSMSSSLIINRDKRLREFDLGKMEGLNFTEAARQYPQQVADIWDSPEKYDGKSIGGEDYSDVIQRGWSFAQEIAQKYPDDSDKVIAVSHGAALSAIMGGLLAYPLYDIRHNGALSNTSLSILETTDQGKSFHLLVWNETKFLGRKILGTDSL from the coding sequence ATGCAGATTTATTTTATAAGGCATGGAAAAACAGAATGGAACTTAGAACGAAAATTTCAGGGAGCACATGGTGATTCTCCACTCTTACCCCAAAGTTTAATTGATATTCAAAAACTTGGACATTATTTAAGTCAAACGGAGTTTGCTGGTTTTTATTCTAGTCCGATAAATCGTGCATATGAAACTGCCAAAAGATTAAAGTCGAGTATGTCTTCTTCTTTAATAATTAACCGAGACAAGCGTTTACGCGAATTTGACTTGGGTAAAATGGAAGGACTTAATTTTACAGAGGCTGCTAGGCAGTACCCACAGCAAGTCGCGGATATTTGGGATAGCCCTGAAAAGTACGATGGTAAAAGCATCGGCGGAGAAGACTATTCAGACGTAATTCAGCGTGGATGGAGTTTTGCGCAGGAAATTGCTCAAAAATACCCTGATGATAGCGATAAAGTAATTGCTGTAAGTCATGGTGCAGCTTTAAGCGCGATCATGGGCGGACTTTTAGCTTATCCTCTTTATGATATTCGTCATAATGGCGCCCTCAGTAATACTAGTTTAAGTATTTTGGAAACGACCGATCAGGGAAAGAGTTTCCACTTACTCGTTTGGAATGAAACTAAGTTTTTAGGAAGAAAAATATTAGGAACAGATTCACTATGA
- a CDS encoding cold-shock protein: MRLGTVKQFDQNSSFGFIEDSENHKSYFVFYTAIKEEGYRRLQVGQKVKYQLAQGKNGLQCVNVYLAQSTGK, translated from the coding sequence ATGCGTTTAGGTACAGTAAAACAATTTGATCAAAACAGCAGTTTTGGTTTTATTGAAGATAGTGAAAACCATAAATCGTATTTTGTATTTTATACTGCAATTAAAGAAGAGGGCTATCGTCGTCTTCAAGTTGGGCAAAAAGTTAAATATCAACTTGCTCAAGGAAAAAATGGGCTTCAGTGCGTAAATGTTTACTTGGCCCAATCTACAGGAAAGTGA
- a CDS encoding tetratricopeptide repeat protein, whose amino-acid sequence MTNDQNNQAKNKQQSEKQIHDLITKIDADPQNTENYLKLATCLIEQGSFDQATQLLEQAKHLVKNPQDLDYDLAVCLYLQGDFAKALELLNQIPNDDLVLYQKALVFLKLGQRQKALAHALTIKNIDNRVKELLGDIWLSLGDLTSAKSSYQQINENQRSAKVNFMLGITTLNDNRKEAEEYLHKAKQEDPKFYQQAQEQYDAILKMINDSEKKND is encoded by the coding sequence ATGACAAATGACCAAAATAACCAAGCAAAAAATAAGCAGCAATCTGAAAAGCAGATTCATGATCTGATTACTAAAATTGATGCAGACCCGCAAAATACTGAAAATTACCTAAAACTTGCTACTTGTCTAATTGAACAGGGGAGTTTTGACCAAGCAACACAGCTTTTAGAACAAGCAAAACATCTTGTTAAAAATCCGCAGGATTTAGACTATGATTTGGCAGTTTGTCTATATCTACAAGGCGATTTTGCTAAAGCTTTAGAGTTACTAAACCAAATCCCAAATGATGACTTGGTCTTATACCAAAAGGCTCTGGTTTTTCTCAAATTGGGACAAAGACAGAAGGCTTTAGCCCATGCATTAACAATCAAAAATATCGATAATCGGGTTAAAGAATTGCTGGGAGATATTTGGCTAAGCTTAGGTGATTTAACTAGTGCAAAATCGAGTTATCAGCAAATAAACGAAAATCAAAGAAGTGCTAAGGTCAATTTCATGCTAGGCATAACAACTCTTAATGATAATCGCAAGGAAGCTGAAGAATATTTACACAAGGCTAAACAAGAGGATCCTAAATTTTACCAGCAGGCTCAAGAACAATATGATGCAATTTTAAAAATGATTAACGATTCGGAAAAGAAAAATGACTAA
- the ileS gene encoding isoleucine--tRNA ligase → MRVKDTLNLGKTKFKMRGNLPVREAEWQKEWDENKLYEQRLKLNEGKPRFDLHDGPPFANGNIHMGHALNKISKDIIVRFKNMSGHYAPYVPGWDTHGLPIEQQLAKQGVNRKEMSRADYRQLCEDYAKKEIKKQMADFKRLGVMGDWDHPYITLQPEYEAEEIRVFGKMYEKGYIYKGKKPVYWSPSSESTLAEAEVEYHDVKSPSIFVAFPVKDGKNILDPKDTYFLIWTTTPWTIPANQGITVNPSFDYSVVKVNDKKYVVGTDRLKAVAETLGWDNYEVVQHLAGSDMDRMLATHPLYGQDVLLMNAMHVTAEDGTGLVHTASGFGEDDYNVAQKYGLPVFSPLDNKGCFTSEVPDPDLVGMFYDDANKVVAEKLRKSGNLLKLSFFTHSYPHDWRTKKPVIYRATTQWFASIEKCRQQILDQIDKVNFTPSWGKVRLHNMIKDRGDWVISRQRAWGVPLPIFYAEDDTPIVTPETIEHIAQIFAKEGSNAWYKHTAKELLPEGFTSEHSPNGEFRKETDILDVWFDSGSSHQAVMAKRPDLRFPADLYLEGSDQYRGWFNSSLITSVATTGQAPYRSILSQGFVLDDKGHKMSKSLGNVIAPNDVIKRMGAEIIRLWVASVDATSDVAVSQDILQQTSESYRKIRNTFRYMLANTSDFDPEKDRIPYEELNSVDQYLEVLLNQLVKTCLDKYEQYDFNTVYKKVFSFISNDLSAFYLDFAKDVLYIEGQDSHARRSMQTVIYDAAVKLAKVLTPILPHTMEEIWSFLKEKEDYVQLADMPEVSEYQNEAELLADWKQFMSMRDDVLKALEQARDKKLIGKSFEAAVTIYPDKETEAVLAKLDANFRQILIVSKLTIATDPAPANAEKLTNGAYIVERAEGEVCPRCRMIRTDIGEDKDLPLICGRCAKIVKSDYPDIVQEGLEE, encoded by the coding sequence ATGAGAGTGAAAGATACGCTGAATTTAGGTAAAACTAAGTTCAAAATGCGCGGCAATCTTCCAGTTCGTGAAGCCGAGTGGCAAAAAGAATGGGATGAAAATAAATTATACGAGCAACGGCTAAAATTAAATGAGGGTAAACCACGGTTTGATTTACATGATGGTCCTCCGTTTGCTAACGGCAACATCCACATGGGTCATGCTTTAAATAAGATTTCAAAGGATATTATTGTTCGCTTTAAAAATATGAGCGGTCACTATGCTCCTTATGTTCCTGGCTGGGATACGCACGGCTTGCCAATTGAGCAGCAATTAGCGAAACAGGGCGTTAACCGCAAAGAAATGAGTCGAGCAGATTACCGTCAATTATGTGAAGACTACGCTAAAAAAGAAATCAAAAAGCAAATGGCTGATTTTAAGCGCCTTGGTGTAATGGGCGATTGGGATCATCCTTATATAACGTTGCAGCCGGAATACGAAGCTGAAGAAATTCGTGTTTTTGGTAAGATGTATGAAAAGGGCTACATTTATAAGGGTAAAAAGCCAGTTTATTGGTCACCATCAAGTGAATCCACTTTAGCGGAAGCCGAAGTTGAATATCATGATGTTAAATCACCTTCAATTTTTGTTGCATTTCCGGTTAAAGACGGTAAAAATATTTTAGATCCAAAAGACACTTACTTCTTGATCTGGACAACCACGCCATGGACTATTCCTGCAAACCAAGGTATTACTGTTAATCCAAGCTTTGACTATTCCGTTGTAAAAGTTAATGACAAAAAATATGTCGTTGGAACTGACCGCTTAAAAGCAGTTGCCGAAACTTTAGGTTGGGATAATTATGAGGTAGTTCAGCACCTAGCAGGCTCAGATATGGACCGTATGCTGGCAACTCATCCATTATATGGCCAGGATGTACTGCTGATGAACGCTATGCACGTTACCGCAGAAGATGGTACAGGCTTAGTTCATACAGCTTCGGGCTTTGGTGAAGATGACTATAATGTGGCCCAAAAGTATGGTTTGCCTGTCTTCAGTCCATTGGATAACAAAGGCTGCTTTACGTCTGAAGTACCAGATCCCGATTTAGTGGGCATGTTTTATGATGATGCAAATAAAGTGGTTGCAGAAAAATTGCGCAAATCCGGCAATTTGCTAAAATTGAGTTTCTTTACCCACTCATATCCACATGATTGGCGTACCAAGAAGCCCGTAATTTATCGTGCCACAACTCAATGGTTTGCTTCAATCGAAAAATGTCGTCAACAAATTCTTGATCAAATTGATAAAGTTAACTTCACACCTTCGTGGGGTAAAGTTCGTCTGCATAATATGATTAAGGACCGGGGAGACTGGGTAATTTCGCGTCAACGTGCTTGGGGTGTTCCGTTACCAATTTTCTATGCCGAAGATGATACGCCGATCGTAACGCCAGAAACAATTGAGCATATTGCGCAAATCTTTGCTAAAGAGGGCTCAAATGCTTGGTATAAGCATACTGCCAAAGAATTATTACCTGAAGGCTTTACCTCTGAGCATTCACCAAATGGTGAATTCAGAAAAGAAACTGACATTCTAGATGTTTGGTTTGATTCGGGGTCATCACACCAAGCTGTAATGGCTAAAAGACCAGACTTGCGTTTTCCTGCCGACTTATACCTTGAAGGTAGTGATCAATACCGGGGATGGTTTAACTCAAGTTTAATTACTTCAGTTGCTACTACAGGACAAGCGCCATACCGCAGTATTTTATCTCAAGGGTTCGTCCTTGATGATAAGGGACATAAAATGTCTAAGTCACTTGGTAACGTTATCGCACCAAATGATGTAATCAAACGGATGGGAGCCGAAATTATTCGACTCTGGGTTGCTTCTGTAGATGCAACTTCCGACGTTGCCGTTTCGCAGGATATTTTGCAGCAGACCTCAGAGAGCTACCGGAAGATTAGAAATACATTCCGTTATATGCTTGCCAATACGTCTGACTTTGATCCAGAAAAAGATCGAATTCCGTATGAAGAGTTAAACTCAGTTGATCAATATCTCGAAGTACTTTTGAACCAATTGGTAAAAACTTGCTTAGATAAATACGAGCAATATGATTTTAATACGGTCTATAAGAAGGTCTTTTCATTTATTTCAAATGATTTATCTGCGTTCTACTTGGATTTCGCTAAAGATGTTTTGTATATTGAAGGTCAAGACAGTCATGCTAGACGCTCAATGCAAACTGTTATTTACGATGCAGCAGTCAAATTAGCCAAAGTATTAACGCCAATCTTGCCTCACACGATGGAAGAAATTTGGTCATTTTTAAAAGAAAAAGAAGACTATGTCCAATTAGCTGACATGCCAGAAGTTTCCGAATATCAAAATGAGGCGGAACTACTAGCAGACTGGAAACAATTTATGAGTATGCGTGACGATGTTTTGAAGGCTTTAGAGCAAGCACGTGATAAGAAGTTGATTGGTAAGTCATTTGAAGCTGCAGTAACAATTTATCCTGATAAGGAAACTGAGGCTGTTTTAGCTAAACTTGATGCCAACTTCAGACAAATTTTAATTGTTTCTAAACTAACCATTGCAACTGACCCAGCACCGGCAAATGCCGAAAAATTGACTAATGGGGCATATATTGTTGAACGTGCTGAAGGCGAGGTTTGTCCACGTTGCCGGATGATCAGAACTGATATTGGTGAGGACAAAGATTTGCCACTAATTTGTGGACGTTGTGCTAAGATAGTCAAAAGTGATTATCCAGATATTGTCCAAGAAGGATTAGAGGAATAA
- a CDS encoding DUF1831 domain-containing protein, whose product MANTVIINGDNRKFTLSPELKLYALIDAGFVKTVKGNFNYEHPLYNDSPYNAPTKLKMTINKDLNHLTMVITDRNGLQKVNIFKNKQLAPTVELLNYILKDLEERNIIVAVKD is encoded by the coding sequence ATGGCAAATACAGTTATAATCAATGGTGATAATCGTAAATTTACGCTTAGTCCAGAACTAAAGCTTTATGCATTAATTGATGCGGGCTTTGTTAAAACAGTTAAAGGGAATTTTAATTACGAACATCCTTTGTACAATGATTCACCTTATAATGCGCCAACCAAGCTTAAGATGACGATTAACAAAGATTTAAACCATTTAACGATGGTCATTACGGATCGTAATGGTTTGCAAAAAGTAAATATTTTTAAAAACAAGCAATTAGCGCCCACGGTTGAACTTTTGAACTATATTTTAAAAGATCTTGAAGAGCGTAATATTATTGTTGCTGTAAAGGATTGA
- a CDS encoding 5'-methylthioadenosine/adenosylhomocysteine nucleosidase: MKIAIIVPMEIEAEYYHKYFHSGSKEMFGSTLFEHFCVNHNDIYIGLSGIGKVQAAMNLASLLSKVDIDLIFMTGSAGSLQAKVHKEDLILANAFAYHDAHNTLAGDYVEGQIPGEPAVFKLDSPARKRFATFLEQQNVKFQEGLIVTGDSFIGSEAQKEAIKANFATALGVEMEGAAFAQVAAHFNKPLVAMRAISDNGDNDANEDFDHFAQKVGAKAAKLICAYLEEMN; encoded by the coding sequence ATGAAGATAGCAATTATTGTCCCAATGGAAATTGAGGCAGAATATTATCATAAGTATTTTCACTCTGGTAGCAAAGAAATGTTCGGATCAACGTTATTCGAGCATTTTTGCGTTAACCATAATGATATTTATATTGGTTTGAGTGGAATAGGTAAAGTTCAGGCTGCGATGAACCTAGCTAGCTTGCTAAGCAAAGTGGATATTGACTTAATATTCATGACTGGTTCCGCTGGATCTTTACAGGCGAAAGTGCACAAAGAAGATTTGATACTAGCTAACGCTTTTGCTTATCATGATGCGCATAACACTCTTGCTGGCGATTATGTTGAAGGGCAAATTCCGGGAGAACCCGCAGTTTTTAAACTAGATTCACCTGCTAGAAAACGATTTGCTACTTTTTTAGAGCAACAGAACGTCAAATTTCAAGAAGGTTTAATAGTTACTGGAGATTCTTTTATCGGCTCTGAAGCGCAAAAAGAGGCGATTAAGGCGAACTTTGCAACTGCTTTAGGAGTTGAAATGGAAGGCGCAGCTTTTGCACAGGTTGCCGCTCATTTCAATAAACCATTAGTAGCTATGCGTGCTATTTCAGATAATGGCGATAATGATGCAAATGAAGATTTCGATCATTTTGCGCAAAAGGTAGGGGCAAAGGCTGCTAAGTTAATTTGTGCCTATTTAGAAGAGATGAATTAA
- a CDS encoding cysteine desulfurase family protein, whose amino-acid sequence MKQIYLDNAATTPMSPKVIDVITKEMKDDFGNASSTYELGRKARHVIDQARSKIAAAINAKDNEIIFTSGGSESNNTAILGTAHSRQNEGKRIITTKIEHPSVLNPMKKLEQEGFDVIYLDVDEHGHIALNDLKKALTPETILVSIMAVNNEVGTINPLKEIGAIVAQSNAYFHVDAVQGLGNIDLDVKEMKIDLLSTSAHKINGPKFLGFLYENNQIKLPPLVYGGEQETKRRAGTENVPGIAGFGEAVTEITAIDKNDLQNKYQKLQKIILDKLTAEKIAYQINGGVGENVSHHVLNLRLNGVSTTVLQANLDLAGFAVSGGSACTAGSLEPSHVLIACFGKDSPRISESIRISFGRYNTETEVEEFAEQLSKIVKKVQQREN is encoded by the coding sequence ATGAAACAAATATATCTTGATAATGCAGCTACAACACCGATGTCTCCCAAAGTGATTGATGTGATTACCAAGGAGATGAAGGATGATTTCGGCAATGCTTCTAGCACTTATGAGTTGGGGAGAAAAGCACGGCATGTAATTGATCAGGCTCGTTCAAAAATTGCGGCAGCGATTAATGCCAAAGATAATGAAATCATCTTCACCTCTGGGGGCTCCGAAAGTAATAATACCGCTATTTTAGGCACAGCTCACAGTCGGCAAAACGAAGGTAAGCGTATTATTACGACTAAAATTGAGCATCCTTCTGTTTTAAACCCAATGAAAAAGTTGGAGCAAGAAGGCTTTGATGTAATTTATCTTGATGTAGATGAACATGGTCATATTGCTCTTAATGACCTAAAAAAAGCCTTAACGCCTGAAACGATTCTGGTATCAATCATGGCGGTCAACAATGAAGTCGGGACAATTAATCCATTAAAGGAAATTGGCGCAATTGTAGCTCAAAGCAACGCTTATTTTCATGTTGATGCGGTTCAGGGGCTGGGTAATATTGATTTGGATGTCAAAGAAATGAAGATAGATTTGTTGTCTACTTCAGCCCATAAAATAAATGGTCCCAAATTTCTTGGCTTTTTATATGAAAATAACCAAATTAAGTTACCGCCACTCGTTTACGGTGGAGAGCAAGAAACTAAAAGGCGGGCTGGAACGGAGAATGTTCCTGGTATTGCTGGTTTTGGTGAAGCTGTTACAGAAATTACTGCTATTGATAAGAATGATTTGCAGAATAAATATCAAAAATTACAAAAAATTATTTTAGATAAATTGACTGCAGAAAAAATTGCTTATCAGATTAATGGTGGCGTGGGTGAAAATGTATCACATCACGTTCTAAATTTACGCCTAAATGGTGTTTCAACTACAGTGCTGCAGGCTAATCTTGACCTAGCTGGTTTTGCTGTCTCGGGTGGTTCCGCTTGTACAGCTGGTTCACTTGAGCCGTCGCATGTGTTAATTGCTTGTTTTGGTAAGGATTCTCCTAGAATTTCAGAATCAATCCGAATTTCATTTGGCCGGTATAATACTGAAACAGAAGTAGAGGAATTTGCTGAGCAACTAAGCAAGATCGTTAAAAAAGTCCAACAAAGGGAAAATTAG